The following coding sequences are from one Alosa alosa isolate M-15738 ecotype Scorff River chromosome 13, AALO_Geno_1.1, whole genome shotgun sequence window:
- the gdf6a gene encoding growth/differentiation factor 6-A: MDAFRAVAFYALLVFLWNLPCFQSAALISSTAPRRNRGTRVPYDGPTSHKFLKEIFASSPGLSRHRDEFKDAIVPHDYMISIYRTYSAAEKLGINASFFRSSKSANTITSFVDRGKDDLLHSPLRRQKYLFDVATLSDKEELVGAELRIFRKAPGSFQAPSPGLYGIHLLPCRSERLLDSRTIDLQESRKSGWEVLDVWGMFKNRHHPSQENQLCLQLKGTIGKSDTEIDLKQLGFDRNGRSQQEKAILVVYTRSRKRENLFNEMKEKIKSRDSRWSEVEESGLQFKARRRRRTALSNRHGKRHGKKSKSRCSKKALHVNFKELGWDDWIIAPLDYEAYHCEGLCDFPLRSHLEPTNHAIIQTLMNSMDPNSTPPSCCVPTKLSPISILYIDSGNNVVYKQYEDMVVEQCGCR; the protein is encoded by the exons ATGGATGCCTTTCGAGCAGTGGCGTTTTACGCGCTGTTAGTTTTTCTTTGGAATTTACCGTGTTTCCAGTCCGCTGCTCTCATCTCCTCCACCGCGCCGAGAAGGAACAGGGGGACCAGAGTCCCATATGACGGACCAACGTCACACAAATTTCTCAAAGAAATCTTTGCATCATCTCCCGGTCTCAGCCGTCACCGGGACGAATTCAAAGACGCTATCGTGCCGCACGATTACATGATCTCCATATACAGGACATATTCCGCAGCTGAAAAACTGGGCATAAATGCGAGTTTTTTCCGGTCTTCAAAGTCTGCCAATACCATAACAAGttttgtggacagaggaaaag ACGATCTCTTGCACTCTCCTTTGCGAAGACAAAAGTATCTGTTTGATGTCGCAACCCTTTCAGACAAAGAGGAGCTGGTCGGAGCTGAATTAAGGATATTTAGAAAAGCTCCCGGGTCTTTCCAAGCGCCATCACCAGGTCTCTACGGCATCCACTTACTCCCTTGTCGATCAGAGAGGCTGCTGGATTCCAGAACCATTGATCTACAGGAATCCAGAAAATCCGGCTGGGAGGTTTTGGACGTTTGGGGAATGTTTAAAAATCGACATCACCCGAGCCAGGAGAACCAGCTTTGTCTTCAGCTCAAGGGCACCATTGGTAAATCAGACACGGAAATCGACTTGAAACAGTTGGGGTTTGACAGGAATGGTCGCTCCCAGCAAGAGAAGGCTATCTTGGTGGTATACACGAGGTCGCGCAAGAGGGAGAACTTGTTCAATGAAATGAAAGAGAAGATTAAGTCCAGAGACTCGCGGTGGTCCGAGGTGGAGGAGAGCGGCCTACAGTTCAAAGCCAGGCGCAGGCGGAGGACCGCGCTGAGCAATCGCCACGGGAAAAGGCATGGGAAAAAGTCCAAGTCGAGATGCAGCAAAAAGGCGTTGCACGTCAACTTCAAGGAGCTCGGGTGGGACGACTGGATCATCGCCCCTCTGGATTACGAAGCCTACCACTGCGAGGGCCTGTGCGACTTTCCTTTGCGTTCGCACCTTGAGCCAACTAACCACGCCATCATACAAACTCTTATGAACTCAATGGATCCCAACAGCACACCCCCGAGCTGTTGCGTCCCGACCAAACTGAGTCCAATTAGTATATTGTACATTGACTCTGGTAATAATGTAGTGTACAAACAGTACGAGGATATGGTGGTTGAACAATGCGGTTGCAGGTAG